From the genome of Deltaproteobacteria bacterium, one region includes:
- a CDS encoding SDR family oxidoreductase: MLLEGKTAIVTGGASGIGRATARVFAREGARVCVADLNGEAAESVAKEIASAGGDAFALRVDVTSEADNARMVAEAQRRFARVDTAFLNAGIALQSTIVDGDLAAWHRVVAVNLTGVYLGMRAVAPAIVASGGGAIVATASVAGLRGGIGMASYYASKHGVTGLVKACAAELAPSRVRVNAICPGVIDTPILGANHANTTATEGVLANMHPLRRVGQPEEVADFVCFLASDRARFITAQAYAIDGGMSQVMPEGEAFPVGAHMALTDSLSKA; encoded by the coding sequence ATGTTGCTCGAAGGCAAGACGGCGATCGTGACCGGCGGAGCGTCGGGCATCGGGCGCGCGACCGCGCGGGTGTTCGCGCGCGAAGGCGCTCGCGTGTGCGTCGCCGATCTCAATGGCGAGGCCGCCGAGAGCGTCGCGAAGGAAATCGCAAGCGCGGGCGGCGACGCGTTCGCGCTGCGCGTCGACGTCACGAGCGAGGCGGACAACGCGCGCATGGTGGCGGAGGCGCAGCGGCGCTTCGCTCGAGTCGACACGGCGTTCCTGAACGCGGGCATCGCGCTCCAGTCGACGATCGTCGACGGCGATCTGGCGGCGTGGCATCGCGTCGTCGCCGTGAACCTCACGGGCGTCTATCTCGGCATGCGCGCCGTGGCGCCCGCGATCGTGGCGAGTGGCGGCGGCGCGATCGTGGCGACGGCTTCGGTCGCCGGCCTGCGCGGCGGCATCGGCATGGCTTCTTATTACGCCAGCAAGCACGGTGTGACCGGCCTCGTGAAGGCGTGCGCGGCGGAGCTCGCGCCCTCGCGAGTGCGCGTGAACGCGATCTGCCCCGGCGTGATCGACACGCCGATCCTCGGCGCGAACCATGCGAACACCACGGCCACCGAAGGCGTGCTCGCGAACATGCACCCGCTGCGCCGCGTCGGGCAGCCCGAAGAAGTCGCGGACTTCGTATGCTTCCTCGCCAGCGACCGCGCGCGCTTCATCACGGCGCAGGCGTACGCCATCGACGGCGGAATGTCGCAGGTCATGCCCGAGGGCGAGGCGTTCCCGGTCGGTGCGCACATGGCGCTCACCGACTCGCTCTCGAAGGCCTGA
- a CDS encoding amidohydrolase family protein has translation MPQFDTVIRGGTVVDGTRLPRVRADVGIKHGRVAKIGRIAAGAGARELDASGQIVAPGFVDLHCHYDAQIHWDPYCTISGWHGVTSLVLGNCGFGFAPVRPADRERALLMMTRTEQIPYESMKAGMPWAWESFPEWLDNLERLPKGVNIVSYVPVSPLMVYVMGVEASKTRAATPAERREMQRLLDQAMDAGACGFSVQRLGERSLQADYDGTPMPTDCMADEDLFALGEVLRKRDEGFIQITQAQAGNPVDATPEAIARDMRAVERLAEIAGRPVLHNVVTVVDQYPDAHKQTLQWIHDCNARGLRIVAQGANVRTWFQYSLEHWNLYDSAPAWNHATQGTHAEKLRKLADPEIRRQMKDQDAQLITLGAGGPIAEITVASDGGNAALAKYLGRTIGEIASEERKHPIDALLDIAVAGDLKPEFRTGTAGPTFTNADEMARLMSDPYVIPGVSDGGAHTKFFTGGSYPTDMLAWLVRDTGKMSLEEAHWHLSYLPAQAAGFLDRGFLREGAPADIVVYDLARLRRVPEWDFEVAHDFPANEWRRIQRAEGYRFILVNGEVTFEEGKCTGATPGKLLRNGRVGEASGFAA, from the coding sequence ATGCCCCAGTTCGACACCGTGATTCGCGGCGGAACGGTGGTGGACGGCACGCGGCTGCCGCGCGTGCGCGCGGACGTCGGCATCAAGCACGGGCGCGTCGCGAAGATCGGGCGCATCGCAGCGGGCGCCGGCGCGCGCGAGCTCGACGCGAGCGGGCAGATCGTCGCGCCCGGCTTCGTCGACCTGCACTGCCACTACGACGCGCAGATCCACTGGGACCCGTACTGCACGATCTCGGGCTGGCACGGCGTGACGTCGCTCGTGCTCGGCAACTGCGGCTTCGGCTTCGCGCCTGTTAGGCCAGCCGACCGCGAGCGCGCGCTGCTGATGATGACGCGCACGGAGCAGATCCCGTACGAGTCGATGAAGGCGGGCATGCCGTGGGCGTGGGAGTCGTTCCCCGAATGGCTCGACAACCTCGAGCGGCTGCCGAAGGGCGTGAACATCGTGAGCTACGTCCCAGTGTCACCGCTGATGGTCTACGTGATGGGCGTCGAAGCCTCGAAGACGCGCGCGGCGACGCCCGCGGAGCGGCGCGAGATGCAGCGCCTGCTCGATCAGGCGATGGACGCGGGTGCCTGCGGCTTCTCGGTGCAGCGCCTCGGCGAGCGGTCGCTGCAGGCCGACTACGACGGCACGCCGATGCCCACGGACTGCATGGCCGACGAGGATCTGTTCGCGCTCGGCGAGGTGTTACGGAAGCGCGACGAGGGCTTCATCCAGATCACGCAGGCGCAGGCGGGCAACCCCGTCGACGCGACGCCCGAAGCCATCGCGCGCGACATGCGCGCCGTCGAGCGGCTCGCCGAGATCGCGGGCCGCCCCGTACTGCACAACGTCGTGACCGTCGTCGATCAGTACCCCGATGCGCACAAGCAGACTCTGCAGTGGATTCACGACTGCAACGCGCGCGGTCTCCGCATCGTGGCGCAGGGCGCGAACGTGCGGACGTGGTTCCAGTACTCGCTCGAGCACTGGAATCTCTACGACTCGGCGCCGGCGTGGAATCATGCGACGCAGGGCACGCACGCAGAGAAGCTGCGCAAGCTCGCGGATCCCGAGATCCGCCGGCAGATGAAAGACCAAGATGCGCAGCTGATCACGCTCGGCGCCGGAGGCCCCATCGCGGAGATCACGGTGGCGAGCGACGGCGGGAACGCGGCGCTCGCGAAGTATCTCGGCCGCACGATCGGCGAGATCGCGAGCGAGGAGCGCAAGCACCCGATCGACGCGCTGCTCGACATCGCGGTGGCGGGCGATCTCAAGCCGGAGTTTCGGACCGGCACTGCGGGGCCAACGTTCACGAACGCCGACGAGATGGCGCGGCTGATGAGCGACCCCTACGTGATCCCCGGCGTCTCCGACGGCGGCGCGCACACGAAGTTCTTCACGGGCGGCTCGTACCCCACGGACATGCTCGCCTGGCTCGTGCGCGATACGGGCAAGATGTCGCTCGAAGAAGCGCACTGGCACCTCAGCTACTTGCCCGCGCAGGCGGCGGGCTTCCTCGATCGCGGCTTCCTGCGCGAAGGCGCGCCCGCAGACATCGTGGTCTACGACCTCGCGCGCCTGCGTCGTGTGCCCGAGTGGGACTTCGAGGTCGCGCACGACTTCCCGGCGAACGAGTGGCGCCGCATCCAGCGCGCCGAGGGTTACCGCTTCATCCTCGTGAACGGCGAAGTCACCTTCGAGGAAGGCAAGTGTACCGGTGCGACGCCCGGGAAGTTGTTACGGAACGGCCGGGTCGGCGAAGCCTCTGGCTTCGCCGCTTAG
- a CDS encoding NAD(P)/FAD-dependent oxidoreductase, whose product MAAEPRSTALDFDPAALREKYQRERDKRLRPDGDDQYLEVSGKFAHFTEDPYVDSKLARAPLTDEVEVLIIGGGFSGMLAAARLKEAGIAGIRIVEAGGDFGGTWYWNRYPGAQCDIESYCYLPLLEETGYMPKEKYSFSPEIYEHSQRIAKHFGLYELACFRTHVQSIRWDDASARWTVVTDRGDRMRAHYVIVATGPASRPKLPGIPGIQEFEGHTFHTSRWDYAYTGGSHGGNLHKLADKRVAIIGTGATAIQCVPFLGAHAKRLYVFQRTPSSVDFRGNKPTDPAWAKSLKPGWQRARRENFNDVVTGRPFEVDLVADAWTDIFRNLASNSPVSAEKENALELAAELAEIADFQKMNQIRARVDAEVRDKSAAEALKPWYRQFCKRPTFNDEYLATFNRPNVTLVDVSDTRGVERITKKGLVANGVEYEVDCIIFSTGFEIGTAPRRRIGFEIYGSGGQSLYDYWKDGLRTLHGFSVHGFPNWFFIGISQNGVSVNMTSMFDDQAKHVAYVIREAQKRGARSVQPSAEGEADWVRTIRSLAVMNNAFAESCTPGYYNSEGKFAETPGTFTAESYAPGANAFNALLAAWRAEGKLAGLELR is encoded by the coding sequence ATGGCCGCCGAACCGCGCTCGACCGCCCTCGACTTCGATCCCGCTGCGCTGCGCGAGAAGTACCAGCGCGAGCGCGACAAGCGCCTGCGCCCGGACGGCGACGACCAGTACCTCGAGGTCTCGGGCAAGTTCGCCCACTTCACCGAAGACCCGTACGTCGACTCGAAGCTCGCGCGCGCGCCCCTCACGGACGAAGTCGAAGTGCTGATCATCGGCGGCGGCTTCAGCGGCATGCTCGCCGCGGCACGGCTGAAGGAGGCGGGCATCGCGGGCATTCGCATCGTCGAAGCGGGGGGCGACTTCGGCGGCACCTGGTACTGGAACCGCTACCCCGGCGCGCAGTGCGACATCGAGTCGTACTGCTACCTGCCCCTGCTCGAAGAGACCGGGTACATGCCGAAGGAGAAGTACTCCTTCTCGCCCGAGATCTACGAGCACTCGCAGCGCATCGCGAAGCACTTCGGCCTGTACGAGCTCGCCTGCTTCCGCACGCACGTGCAGAGCATTCGCTGGGACGACGCGAGCGCGCGCTGGACGGTCGTCACGGACCGCGGCGACCGCATGCGCGCGCACTACGTGATCGTCGCGACCGGCCCCGCGAGCCGCCCCAAGCTGCCGGGCATCCCCGGCATCCAGGAGTTCGAGGGCCACACCTTCCACACCTCGCGCTGGGATTACGCCTACACCGGCGGGAGCCACGGCGGGAACCTGCACAAGCTCGCCGACAAGCGCGTCGCGATCATCGGCACCGGCGCCACGGCGATTCAGTGCGTGCCGTTCCTCGGTGCGCACGCGAAGCGGCTCTACGTCTTCCAGCGCACGCCGTCGTCCGTCGACTTCCGCGGCAACAAGCCCACCGACCCCGCGTGGGCGAAGAGCCTTAAGCCCGGCTGGCAGCGCGCGCGGCGCGAGAACTTCAACGACGTCGTCACGGGCCGGCCGTTCGAGGTCGACCTCGTGGCCGACGCGTGGACCGACATCTTCCGCAACCTCGCGTCGAACTCGCCCGTCTCGGCAGAGAAAGAGAACGCACTCGAGCTGGCGGCGGAGCTCGCCGAGATCGCCGACTTCCAGAAGATGAATCAGATCCGCGCGCGTGTGGACGCCGAGGTGCGCGACAAGTCCGCCGCCGAGGCGTTGAAGCCCTGGTACCGCCAGTTCTGCAAGCGCCCGACCTTCAACGACGAGTACCTCGCCACGTTCAACCGCCCCAACGTGACGCTCGTCGACGTGAGCGACACGCGCGGCGTCGAGCGCATCACGAAGAAGGGCCTCGTCGCGAACGGAGTCGAGTACGAAGTCGACTGCATCATCTTCTCCACCGGCTTCGAGATCGGCACCGCGCCGCGCCGCCGCATCGGCTTCGAGATCTACGGCAGCGGCGGGCAGTCGCTCTACGACTACTGGAAGGACGGCCTGCGCACGCTTCACGGCTTCTCCGTGCACGGCTTCCCGAACTGGTTCTTCATCGGCATCTCTCAGAACGGCGTGTCCGTGAACATGACCTCGATGTTCGATGACCAGGCCAAGCACGTGGCCTACGTCATCCGCGAGGCACAGAAGCGCGGCGCGCGGAGCGTGCAGCCCAGCGCCGAGGGTGAAGCCGACTGGGTGCGCACGATCCGCTCGCTCGCCGTGATGAACAACGCGTTCGCGGAGTCGTGCACGCCCGGTTACTACAACAGCGAGGGAAAGTTCGCGGAAACGCCGGGCACGTTCACCGCGGAGTCGTATGCCCCGGGCGCGAACGCCTTCAATGCGCTGCTCGCGGCGTGGCGGGCGGAGGGAAAGCTGGCTGGCCTCGAGCTGAGGTAG